From Bombina bombina isolate aBomBom1 chromosome 1, aBomBom1.pri, whole genome shotgun sequence:
TTGCTGTTTCTTTTCAGAGGAACATTTGAAGGATTCAAGAAGTTTGTGGAATTCCAAAGTCCTTCAATGAAGGACTGTTTGCTTACTTTTTATATTTCATGTTTTTATTGGACATTTTACATTTGATCAAATTATTTTGACTTGACACATGCTTTTATATGATCTGTCCtatatgtgtttataatataaAGTGTGTTTTCTGTTTTGACTTATATTTCTGTCTTACATAGTTTAGTTTTCCTTTGGGTTATATACTTTTGCATTTTTGTGCAGTCTATGTTTTGTGAGAATAAAAGAGACTTTCCAAACAAgactgtgtggaacataggataaTCTAAAAGTGATTCtacacagctttgtttgcacaaacatagataaatagaaaactagttcaaacatgtcTGTGTCCAActacattactttatagaaaataaaagtactttatagaaaataaacccttacacttatattttcaattttttacaaactaatataaatttaaaaatacatattattctaaggttaATCTTTGCCTTCAATACATCATTATACACAGTCTGTATTTttagtttaaaatccctttaaagtgatgataaacccaagcgtataacaaacactagaatttactatcactaaaaacaaacattagtttctgtcattgtttcataaaaaacaatgttaaactcaccctatctgtaaggaaaaTATGTTGGTAACTCAGCGACTCCGGCCGCCCACCGCACAGCGCTCTTTTCCAATGAGGTAACATTTGCACCTCTAGACCTatagccgtgctaggatgtcagttgacatgcacggctattggtttagaggtggaaacatcaccttatTGAAGAAAGCGATGTGCTGTGGACGACCGGAGGCGCTGAGTTAGTGATAtactttccttacagatagggtgcATTTAACAGAAGCTGATGTTTGTTTTTAGTGATGGTGAgccctagcgtttgttatacgcttgggtttatcatcactttaagagagaacaatggaactcTCTGTTCAATTCTCTGTGTTTTTTCCCTtgttttacataacttttctataaccagtacttaaatagtactggggatacaacaggcaaaagcagctatttcagatTACAAAATCAAAGTAAAAGGAACTATCTTTAAACAATTTAATTTACTCCacaaggtaaaatggatcattatgaACATATTATTAGGACAGAGAAAAATCACAGTATActgttttattttttccttcccCAGTGCCGCTGGAGTACATCCTGAAGACTTCATAATTCTGACCTTGCTGCATTTGACTCAGAGGCTAATTTATATATCCACCAAATTAGCCACAGCAAAGGAGAAAACACATTCCTGTGATGCTTTTTAAGGAGTCTATCCCTGGACTACAAAAaatctatacataaaaaaaatctatgtgaataaatataataccacTGCTCAGATATTTTGCCTTGGCATATATACTTCAGCAATAACGCAAATAGAATAATCACTTACACTGTGTATACAGTCTTAAAAGgcacagtgtttaaagggacattaaacactaaatatattttatgcacctacctctaattatgggtgctgccattttggaactaaAGTTGCATTACAGGTATATGAAGAGGGGtcactgcacatatacacacacttcaaaCTGGAATGTATTTCAACATGGCGTCACCCATGACtacagggaggtggggaataacctcaatactatgcatataaaatgtatttagtgtttcatgtccctttaaatgcaggtgCACTGTGCATATAAACATAAGCTCTGTGTATAGTTCAAAAATATACTCAAACAGTCATAGTATTTACTAGAAAAAATGTTGCTTATTCTGGGGAACTGCAAAATGTTTCCATTGAAAactaatatgaaacccaaatgttttctttcatgattcagaaagagcatgcaattttaagcaactttctaatgtactcctattatcaatttttcttcgttctattggtatctttatttgaacagcatgaatgtaagcttaggagcggccaatttttggttcagaccctgggtagcacttgctgattggctaCCCAGGGTGCTGCACCAAAAATGGCCTATCTCCTAAGCTTATatccctgccttttcaaataaagataccaagagaataaagaaaaattaataataggactacattagaaagctgcttaaaattgcatgttctatccaaatcatgaaagaaaacatttaggtttaatatccctttaacaaataatgaTTGGCTGTTTACAAGTGTTGCTTTTCCTACCTGCGTGGATTTGTAGATTTTGAGTAGAATCGTTGATTCGAAATGCGCAGCCAGTTTCTGATATGGGGATAGGACCTTGTACTTTAACAGGTAAACCATGGAAAAAAGCCTGGCAATAGCCTTTCAGCCAGCCTATATATTCCTGTGTGTGAGCAGATGAGTCTCCAAAGGGACCTGGGACAAAAATACAGATAATTCAGAAGTAGTTGTtgtttttgtcttaaagggacatgctacctaAAATAGTGCCTCACTTCAAAATGATGCAGTGTATCTGTAAAAGCtaattagaaaatattacatgaacatctctatgtaaaaaaatgaatagattttacctaatttcctcagtagccatatcccattataaaggaatgttaagcagccaatcaggatgtttgTCCCTGGActggcaagggagtgtgcatctttcatgtgcagtcacagtcactttatttccctccttagttacaaaagggacaatgtactgtataaAAGGTTTCACCTGATGTGTTTACAATAACCTATAACAGCTGCAGACAATACAATTTATGGGaaagtattcctttatattatatgaaaaatagcagtgtgtgtattttcttcttctttggaaccacaacataatcaaatgggctgagcttgcaggaaaaGCATGCTTCATTATGTTATCATGCTTTCTACACACAAAGCCGCATAGTCTGTATACCCAAAGTCCAATACCTTGGCAGAACAATTAAAGTAGTGCCTACCTATCTACTAAATTGTAAATAATTGATTACACTCTAAAAGAGGAAAAGGATActttgaaacacattaaaggggaaaatatatgacagtacactgtccctttaaagatgtttactatgaaatctctcaAGATTATGGTGATATCCCATCACAAGATCCCAGCAAAGCAAAGTGTGAGCTTAGCACTGATGTTGCTGATTGGCTTTTTCATCTTGACAGTAAAGAGAGCAGCTGAAGGATAACTACTCCCaggtacttaaaggaatagtctagtcaaaattaaacttccatgattcagatagagcagaaattttaagcaactttctaatttactcctattatcaatttttctttgttctcttggtatctttatttgaaaaagttgtaatgtaacgcttaggagccggcccatttttcgttaCGCCACCCTTGtggcgtttgctgattggtggctacatttagacaccaatcagcaagcactacccaggtgctgaaccaagaatggatcagctcctaagcttacattcctgctttttcaaataaaaatactaagagaatgaagaaaaagttataatatgagtaaattagaaagttgcttaaaatcacatgctctatctgaatcatgaaaattttaattttgactagactatccctttaactaaagaaattctaaggtaaaatatattttatccttttttgcaaagagatgttcatgtgatattttctagtccgtttTTTACAGATGTTCTGCATCAttctcaagtgatttagcataagagtaacatgtccctttaatgggacatctaataaaatacacacatttttaaaaggtcttagtACCcccttaaaggggttaaacacatagttaaactcacACTCAGAAGCTGCACTGTTTTGGCACTCCAGAGCAGGAATCAGCCAGATaaccaatcactggctgtgttctGGTCAGCTTTAGAGCATGCCTTatagctatatatgtgtatgttctgcaaggattaaacacataagtacaATTTGTGTAACAATAACATGCTCAAAACAGAGGAACCCAAACTTTTTCCAATCGACACATGCGCATGCGCACACGAGTGCACTCATaataccaaaaaataaaattttttgcatttctgaggttgccCTCCCTataaagtctatggggcctatttactaatgtgcaagcgggcatgatccgatattgtggatcatgtccgctgcacatcgataaatgcagacagcatacgctatcgaaAGAAACGTGGAACAAGGGAGTTCCACTGAAAGGATGCAAAtccagcactctatgcccagactattaGGCAAGAAAATTTCCagttatagaataaaatataacttttattgaaatacCTTTAAAATTTATAACGaaaacacacacaatattaaaAACCGCAATGCACATAGAAAGTTGGTGTGGTGTGGTGATTCCAATCAATGATATTCTGGTTCCTTATTCATATAATGTTCGAAATCATCACCTACCAATATTAAAAATTGGCTGAGCTATTACCCTGAGTGGTTAGGTTGGCGAGAAGTCAGGATGGTTAGTTACCCGTGTCCCCCAACGGTCACCTCtagtaaaatagataaatataaGGAAATAATGTATAACATATACTGAGGTTGGGGCAGTATTGATACTGCGTTGAAATATACTTGATAATATTCACAATTTGCTCTCAATCTGTTTGCCAATAATTATACATCAATATAATGAAACATCATAGTTTAAAAAGTTGACTAGGTTTAGGTCATGGGTATGGTGTTTTGTTATGCTTGTACACGTGCGCTTGTGGCtcttgtgtgtgagacagagagatacaATTCTTGGTTATCATCCGTTAAATTCCTCCTAATCTCTGTATTACATCATTAAAGTGATGTATAAATGCTTCCTAGCTACTAAGAACTTTATGCTTTTTCTTACGGCTCTCTGGGTTTCAtatatttcaataaaagttatatttcattCTATAACTGGAAATTTTCTTGCCtaatagtctgggcatagagtgctggaTTTGCATCCTTTCAGTGGAACTCCCTTGTTCCACGTTTCTTTCAGTAACTTAACCAGTGCAAAGCACCACCCCACTTATTTGTACTGATATACAGTGTATTACTTTAGTAACAGTAACCCTGAATGTTGCATAATAATAGTGGGGATTGCCTAACATAGTGCCATTGTTTGTGTCGTTTGTAGCATACagtatcggcatttatcattgcaccaacagttcttgtgaactgctggtgcaatactgccccctgcggattcgcggccaatcggtcgctagcaggaagtgtcaatcaacccgatcgtattggattgggttgatttccagcaatcTCTGtctaccgcctcagagcaggcggacaggttatgtagcagcggtctttagaccgctgcttcataagttgtgtttctggtgagccttgcAACAACATTGTATTCCGTCCGaatttttctgggctttaacgCTGATGGACTGAATACAACGTCATAACCgggtggctttcctgaagccactggcacttccctgatgagattgcggtctggagggtgtgcctggcatcatagggatgcccccctgatgtgatcccatcattgaaatcttgtgatcacgtgcacgatcgcgagatttcaaattgtttacattggaacagttgttccaatgtagacactttaaccccggcaggaaagggttaatagaGTGTTTGAAAAACTAAACAGTACTTACCAACAACACTCTCTTGCAAGAAACACTAACAGGAAACCAGTCCTGTACTGCAAACATAGCAGAGGGCATATTATAAGAGTAATCTGAAGACCCAGTAAAgaaagaggcaaaagacaagtccctgcaacatcTGAGGGAGGTCAGTGACTAAAATTCTCATGGGAAAAAAAAATTAGTCAAAACCTGTGCTTTTGActcagtgaaggtaaactttggtgaataaaagcccgttttttaaaaatactattaaaaacaggggcactttcattcatcaaagtttacaaagcagctgttttgttaaaaaaaatgacctttttttcttttcacagctagagcagcttcccccacatagagatcctctattcacatgtcAACAATGACTAATCCTGCGTCCTCCAataacagctttccccccagggaagtcattgcctgaggccatactgtgattgctgacgtgtgaagagaggatctctaggTGCGGGAAGCTGCTCTagatgtgaaaagaaaaaaaggtaatttttttaacaaaacagctgctttgtaaactttgaatgaaagtgcccctgtttttaatagtatttttaaaaaacgggctttcattcaccaaactttaccttcactttaaagggatatgccttaaagggatatgaaacccaatatattttttttttcataattcagatagagcatgcaattttaagcaactttcaaatttactcctattagcaatttttcttcattctcttggtatcgaaatgtagccaccaattagcaagcactacccagggtgcagaacaaaaaaatggtctggctcttaagcttacattcctgtttttcaaataatgataacaagagTACAAAGAGAAATTTAaattatgagtaaattagaaagttgtttaaaatgtcatgctctatctgaatcatgaatgaaaaaaatgggtttaatatccatttaatttctctctgacaaacactgtaatctgaggggaaatgggcctgaAATCAATCTAAGAACCTCTCTCAACGAAGAAATCACCTTCACATCTTtgctcttcaccttcctccagtagaggcaaagataagactaacaaccatagaggtgggaggggacatatagagctcttggggtttggtaatctttgcctcctcctagtggcagggaaagtAATCAACAGGAGTAAtgatcgtggactcttaccacctttataaAAGAAAGGAATATTTTCTGTTTACACTAGAATACGTATTTAACAAATTTACATTTTCATACAATTAAATGACAATTCGCGTAGTTAGTTACCTATTGTCTGCACATAAATGGTTTTACGTTTTGCAGTGGGAACACATCTCTGAGGCTTGTGATAAAACTTTTGGAAGGTCTCTGCGGACTCAGGATGGGATGGGATCCAATCATCTGAAGATTCAATGATAATGGGACTGAAGAGTGAGCTGCTGGGCCGAAAAGCTTCACTAAGCAGCTGTTTCTCTGCTGGGCTGTATTTCTCGTATAACTCCTTCAGGGGCCTCTCTGTTGTTATTAGAGCATCGCGCAGTGTGTCTGGAGAATGCCGAATTACCTGCATCTgagaaataaacctaaataaactaAACGTGCAGCGTGAAAAGAGAAAATACTGGGGTAATCGGAACATACgaaaaaacataaatcccttagCAAAACAAAAGGGAAGTGTTCCCAGgtttgctggaaaaggcaaaaattctattgttgtctatattatagaaggaGGTAACTGGCTCGGAGTATGCTTAGACTCtgagcatattacaagttacaacatttaaatcacggaaaaaaccctattaagataatagggaaaagtatgctctttctacacataaagtatatatttttccacttaaaatttaactttaactagttatagttaaaaaaggcagcagaaatagaagttgtatctagcgtgccagaaaaaacAAACCCAGAAGCCCCTGACGTGGTCGTGTgtcacttatacgcttcctcagagggagagtataagtgaaacgcgaccgcgtcaggggcttcgtgtttattttaactgcactctgttaatttcagactatctactaattgatatttttatttgttgttgtaacatttggggcatattgtgggTCGGATGGGGAAGGGATaaatagcatatttagtgtaaaaaggtggcttatctaccctaatatagggcaatacaggacacagttcctaaatagaggcttttatatttacctaatatcgttgatttttcccctcctcctaatATGTGATAGACAatctaaaatcagcaacattgaagtactttatacaagtcacagttacagagttgggtttttaactatttttctagcacgctagatacaacttctatttctgctgccttttttaactataactagtaaaactagataaattttaagtggaaaaatatatactttatgtgtagaaagagcatacttttccctattttcTTAACAGGGTTTTTTCCTTAACATAAATCCCTTGTTAGCTTTACATAACTTTATTATACTGAAAGTAATACTTAAAGGCACaatgcaattttttttgtttatgcaTCAGAAATGATTCACTGTATTGCAAAGGATCtgcatattttataaatgtttaaatgcttttaaaactgtaattttttttaaatatgtatatgcagtccAGGGACAAACCTGGAAAATACACTTGAAAGTTGTTTTTGTGTATTAATGTGGTCCAATCACTGTGCATCATGTAGAAGTGTCAGGGTTTTGCATTCCACGGAAGGAATATAaaatttccagtttatttctattatcaaatttgctccactctcttggtattctttgctgaagaagcagcagtgcattactgggagctagctgaagacattaaAGCTCAGATTACAAGTAGGTatgccagctgtcctccacaaaaatactggacaatttgggctaaattatgagtggagcactatttatcactctCTGTCTCGCTCACGAGttaactctgctagagttaagtttttttgtgtgcgttgggtagcgctcgtattacaagtgctaacccgatgtgcacaaaaagccgaacctCGAATATTGtgattgcgttaacgtattcccccataaaagtcaatggagctcgaaaaagtggaacaaaaaactaacaccctacttgtgcgctaAACTGATCTCATCTGCACTGACCCAACATGAAAATactaataattcacattccaatgttcttcacatagaagaatatgttatatttattcaaaaatatatatttctaattttctatatatatctgatggtattttggtacaatttatatctagatatatatagatgaatatatataggtatagatatttacagatatatataggaatatctgtttataaatacatagaacatattcccctatgtgaagaacattagaatgtgaaatatttacagttaatgcatagttaagcactttattaaccccttaatgaccgcagcacttttccattttcagtccgtttgggaccaaggctatttttacatttctgcggtgtttgtgtttagctgtaattttcctcttagtcatttactgtacccacacatattatataccgtttttctcgccattaaatggactttcaaaagataccattattttcatcatatcttataatttactataaaaaacattataaaatatgaggaaaaaatggaaaaaaacacactttttctaactttgacccccaaaatctgttacacatctacaaccaccaaaaaacacccatgctaaatagtttctaaattttgtcctgagtttagaaatacccaatgtttacatgttctttgtttttttttttgcaagttatagggccataaatacaagtagcactttgctatttccaaaccacttttttttcaaaattagcgctagttacattgggacactaatatctttcaggaatccctgaatatccattgacatgtatatttttttttttcgaagacatcccaaagtattgatctaggcccattttggtatatttcatgccactatttcaccgccaaatgcgatcaaataaaaaaaattgttcactttttcacaaattttttcacaaactttaggtttctcactgaaattatttacaaacaacttatgcaattatagcataaatggttgtaaatgcttctctggggtcccctttgttcagaaatagcagacatatatggatttggctttgctttttggtaattagaaggctgctaaatgccactgtgcacaatacgtgtattatgcccagcagtgaaggggttaattagggagcatgtagggagcttctagggttaattttagctttagtgtagtgtagtagacaaccccaagtattgatctaggcccattttggtatatttcatgccaccatttcaccgccaaatgcgatcaaattaaaaaaaactttaatttttttcacaattttaggtttctcactgaaattatttacaaacagcttgtgcaattatggcacaaatggttttaaatgcttctctgggatgccctttgttcagaaatagcagacatatatgactttggcgttgctttttggtaattagaaagtcgctaaatgctgctgcgcatcacacgtgtattatggctagcagtgaaggggttacttaggtagtttgtagggagcttgcagggttaattttagctttaatgtagagatcagcctcccacctgacacatcccaccccctgatccctcccaaacagctcccttccctcccccaccccacaattgtccccgccatcttaagtactggcagaaagtctgccagtactaaaataaaagtttttttttgttttgttttgtttttttttgctgtgtttaggatcccccccccctcagccttaatgggggccatcttgggtactggcagctgtctgccagtacccagtttgaacaatcaaatgtttatttttttatttattttttattttttctgtagtgtagctcccccccccacggaccaacccccaccacctaaatgacacctaagggtttttttttttttacattaaatgtcccacttttattttgttttgggacacattttttctgtagtgtagcggttcccacccgctccctcccccgcccacgatcccgcccccctccacatgaccagggccatcgatggccgccactcacctcccacacaccaacgataccattaccggccatcgatgtccggtgcagagagggccacagagtggctctctctgcatcggatggccgtaaaaggttattgcaggatgcctccatatcgaggcatcactgcaataaccagaaagccacaccgaggacgtgcagggtacgtcctcaggcattaactgccttttttctgaggacgtaccctgcacgtcctcggtcattaaggggttaaacggataggaaaatcaaaattaaacttgtatgattcagatagagcatgtcattgtaagacacttttaaatccacttctattttcaaatatcctttgttctcttggtatcccttgttgaaaaacaaaacacatatcctacactagtggaagctagcttctgattggtgcctgcacatatttgtctcttgtgattggctaactacagtatatgtgtttagctagctgccagtactgTGAAATTGGGGTTgcccctcagccatgttttcctggacacttatgagttacacatgcctcAAGGAGGGACATGAATAGTCCAGGTGCGCAgtgcatgttgccctctgcacaccctgcagcatgcgtaactcatcggtgttcaggaaaacatggccaaggagGCAACCcgaagtgcaatgctgtttcttcagcaaaggataacaagagaagcaaatttgaaaatataagtaaattggaaagctgtttaaaattgtatgctctctccaaatcatgaaagaaaattctggggtttcctgtcccattaaatttaattattgcataaatatgcttttacatgttttcatatacatGCACAGCATACTGCATTAGGGTGTGCATCCACTGTAATTCTGCACTAACTAAGCatatttatataacattagttatataaatacatttaccatgagcgcacacacacacatgcatatacacacatactcatgtacaaacacatgtatacactcatatatatatatatatatatatatatatatatatatatatataaacacacatacacacacatgcatatgtatttgtaacatttgtaaaacatttacaatacttacacagtaaaacacaatattaaatattaaagttgaataaaaattatttttcatgttttaaggtattcgAGTGGAAATGtctctacagtatatatacatatgtatgtatgtatatatatatatatatatatatatatatatatgtgtttatatgtgaatatatgtatatacacgtataaacataaacatgtactgtatacacatatctacatacacatattttgacatgtaCAGTTGAAATCAAAATAATTCAACCCCCATTGTAAATCAGGTTTTTTGTCAAAATGTAtacactttcagctgtttgcaatgaacaaataaaacaaaagcaattgaaatagctcaacacagccTCAAAATTATTTAACTCTTCATGGCATACAGCTTTAGTActtgttcctgaggaatcttagcccattcctcatgagcaatggcctagagttcagtaatattcttgggtttgtgtgctgcaaccgccttcttcaaatcacgcccagagattttctatggggttcaagtcaggtaacTGTGATGGCTCCTGTAGAATCTtgaaggacttcttctgcaaccaagccttggtggaatttgaggtctgcttgggatcattgttcttttggaaggtccaatgaggcccaagcttcagcttcctcacagatgtttcctcctaggatttcctgatacttcaatgatcCTATCTTGCCTTCTACACGCTGCAGGTGGTGTCCAGtgtcagaggatgcaaagcagccccagagcatcaccgaaacaccaccatgcttaactgtaggcagaatgttcttttcagcatatgcttcattTTTCTTCGTCCAGACATACCGCAGATCCATCAGGCCGAAAAGTTTCAGTTTTGTTTTAtccctccacagaacagaatcccaaaatttctgtggcttatttatatgattttgagcatattggactGACTTTTGTTGTACTTTTggatcagtagtggtgtacgtcttagAGTTCtcacatggaaaccttctgcgtttagtatgcgccttactgtgcaaactgaaacctcagtgcctgttgccactaaGTCTTGctacaggtcttttgcagtcacacAAGGGTATTTTTCAACCTGCAATctaagaaatctggttgcagccgttgatagcttccttttactgccccgtccaggtagtgtaaccactgttccatTGAACTATGCTTTCaacagtgtctctaggaacattcagtgccttcgc
This genomic window contains:
- the AMZ2 gene encoding archaemetzincin-2 isoform X3, whose amino-acid sequence is MQVIRHSPDTLRDALITTERPLKELYEKYSPAEKQLLSEAFRPSSSLFSPIIIESSDDWIPSHPESAETFQKFYHKPQRCVPTAKRKTIYVQTIGPFGDSSAHTQEYIGWLKGYCQAFFHGLPVKVQGPIPISETGCAFRINDSTQNLQIHAGDLLRYLKKGKPADAFCVVGATMIDLYPRDSWNFVFGLASATEGTGIFSFARYDDDFYSNSYKGRVKKTKELIQGNYSVFKGYYTPQITSTLLLRSCKALLQWMNKDENDSELGACSQEMQKIPKPIEAFKDSRERLKKCINILNTAAQH